In Anopheles arabiensis isolate DONGOLA chromosome 2, AaraD3, whole genome shotgun sequence, the genomic window TTGCCACTACCAAACCCTAAGCTACCAAAGGACTGCTGCAGTTCGGATTGCTGTTTTTCctgcaagctgctgctgctggtactggaCGAGATGGAACCCGCCTTGCTGCCCAGCTTGTCCCCCTGCTCCTCCTCAATCTTGCGCGTAAACTCCTTGATCAGTGCAATGATGGCATTGAACTGCTGCAGCGAAAGCCCATTCACGATGGTCATCGGGAAGAGATGGGGTAGCACCTTGCAGGCAAGCACATCCTTCGGTATGCCTAGCCCATCCGTGTTGAACGATATTTTATAGACACCTGCAAaccgaaaaaggaaaaatgcaaTTCCTTGCACACCAACCGGGCCCGCCCGATGGCAGAAACACTTACCAACAATCGCCATGATAACGGCCGGCTCGCGACAATTCACGGACGGAAGGTACGACACGATATCGTCGATCATGACCCACTTGTCGATTTTCGGTGCCAGCTGCCCCAGGCAGAGCAAACATTTCACCCGCACCGACACCAGGTTCGTGCCGGAGCAGAGCGTCTTAATGCGCGGCACCAGCCCACCCTTGATCGTGGCCTTGTCCAGATGCACCACCACGGACGGGATGATCGAAAGGCAAAGCTCCTGGATTTGTTGCGATTTCGATTCGAGCGCTTTGTAGACGAGCGGCAGCACGCTCGCCCGTATCTCCTCCGACGGGCACACCTTCAGCAGCACGTCGAGGTTTTGGAAAAAGATCAGCATTATTTGAACCGGCTCGTCGAGCAGCATGACCGGCCGCAGATGGGAACTGACGTGCTGCATGTACTCGGCCCTGGTACAGCTCGCCGTGATGGTGAGAATGTTCGTCAGCACGAACGGTATCATCGAACAGTTGACGAACTCTTTCACCAGCAGGGGCAGGATGCGATACAGCCGCACGCGGTGCGGAATGTCGCCGATGATGGTGGCGAGCCGCTTGTAGAATTCGGACTTTTCTAAGTTATCCTTCGGAAATAGCGTTTCCAAACTGTCTAAACATTGCACATATTGGTCACAGAAGTATGAAATCTGCAGAGATGGAATGGATTACGTTCGTGTTGTATTCGGTTTCGATTAGAGGAAGGGCCGTCGGTCTATCCGCCCACTTACCTGAGTTAACGACTGCAGCGTCGGTCGAGCCTGAGGATTGACGCTAAGCATTTTCTTCACCTCCGATCGCAGCGACTCCGGGATCGCGGTCAGCTTCGGTGGTCCTTGATTGCTAAGCTTGGTGACGGACTGCTTGTACCCGTACAGATCCGACGAGGCGTCAGGGGAGGGAATGTTTTCCCGTGTATAAATtgtataaattaaaatacctTAAAAGGGATTGCAAACATTAATACAAGCACTTCAATAAGAAAAGCTGTCACCTTTTGTCACACTACCTAAAGAATAAATATCGGTCGAATCGTTACAGGTGTTTTCCAGTATCAACTCCGGAGCCGTCCACTTCGAGCCCGGGTTGCCCAACAGCCGGCTTTTGAAGGGATGGTTCCCCACCGGCGTCCCGGGCGCCCGTTTGCTCCAGCAAAATCCAAACCCAAACAGCTTCCACACGCCCTGCTTGTTGACGATGATGTTTTCCGTGCAGAGATGCCGGTGCACCAGCTGCACCTCGTCGTGCAGAAACCGGATGCCCTTGATCAGCTCGAAGATGCCAAACTTGGTGTCGAACTCGGACAGCTTGTACTCCGCCAGCAGCCCGGTGTTGGAAACGTTCGTCGTGTTGCCGAGCAGATTGGCCAGGCTGGCCACCACGGGCTCGGTGGCGAACGCGATCGTATCGCGACTTTCCTCCATCGCGTGCTGCACCGTCAGTACCTGCGGGTGGCGTATCTTCGTTAACTGCACCACGCCGCGCCGTATGTTTTCGCAGATCTCTTCCCGCTCGTCTTTGGTAAACAGCTCTAGCTGCTTCTTGTCGAACACAAATATGGAGGCCACCTCCTTCGTCGTGCGTTTGCTGCCGGTGTAGATTTTCCACACCAGCTCTGACGGGGAAGGAAGGGAGAGAAACAGAAAAGTGTGAGCACTGTGTTATCAACGGTATTGGTGAGGTGGCTTGCCAAACCACGGAACTCGGATGATTCATTCTTCGATCAGCACGAACGTTCCGTATGATACAACATAAACAACGACGGTCGTTGTTTCAGGAACGGCACCCCGCGCACCACACAGGTTTCCTTCGCATTACCTGTCCCTGCGGATCCAATATGTTCCGCGATATCATAGTCCTTGGTGAGAGGATTCCCCAGGAATACGGCGGACAGGGTGGAGACCGTCTGTGAAACGGACGAATAAATCTTGTTTATGGCATCCATGGAACCGTGCTGGAATGTTGAAGTGAATTTTGACCACTGGGTACAACTACTGCCGATCCGTTTGCGCTTtcttttttcacgattttcggGATAAATTTTGCCACAAACTGGAAACCAACCAACAGCGCCCACTTTTTCTgttgatttgtgtgtttttttttttatctccctTTGCAAACGTCAACCTGACACCTCTTTCTTTCcattcgatgtaaacaacgcacgcacacaaacgcaagCGCCGCCGttgcagcaaaagcaaagcacGCTGGGAGAAGAAACTGAAAACGATTTATTGATAAGAAAATGATTCGATATTAGGTTTTATTGGAACCCTCCTCACG contains:
- the LOC120894007 gene encoding SCY1-like protein 2, translating into MDAINKIYSSVSQTVSTLSAVFLGNPLTKDYDIAEHIGSAGTELVWKIYTGSKRTTKEVASIFVFDKKQLELFTKDEREEICENIRRGVVQLTKIRHPQVLTVQHAMEESRDTIAFATEPVVASLANLLGNTTNVSNTGLLAEYKLSEFDTKFGIFELIKGIRFLHDEVQLVHRHLCTENIIVNKQGVWKLFGFGFCWSKRAPGTPVGNHPFKSRLLGNPGSKWTAPELILENTCNDSTDIYSLGILIYTIYTRENIPSPDASSDLYGYKQSVTKLSNQGPPKLTAIPESLRSEVKKMLSVNPQARPTLQSLTQISYFCDQYVQCLDSLETLFPKDNLEKSEFYKRLATIIGDIPHRVRLYRILPLLVKEFVNCSMIPFVLTNILTITASCTRAEYMQHVSSHLRPVMLLDEPVQIMLIFFQNLDVLLKVCPSEEIRASVLPLVYKALESKSQQIQELCLSIIPSVVVHLDKATIKGGLVPRIKTLCSGTNLVSVRVKCLLCLGQLAPKIDKWVMIDDIVSYLPSVNCREPAVIMAIVGVYKISFNTDGLGIPKDVLACKVLPHLFPMTIVNGLSLQQFNAIIALIKEFTRKIEEEQGDKLGSKAGSISSSTSSSSLQEKQQSELQQSFGSLGFGSGNDLYGDFMQSPASPVPKQTAQSTAQQQQQQQQRKAGGGPMKLQLKPLQAQSNLNWSVSPMATTAKENSNNYNLFTQQQQQQNASSTLQNKVHPPPAIAMPMMPAPAAAAPTASMASNMWMNNNGSTGVTKRLELTSPTNSSSSNPYGQLQPLIPTPSQTGGKASAKSATSPMLSKEDIMEFLQK